The following coding sequences lie in one Treponema sp. OMZ 790 genomic window:
- the map gene encoding type I methionyl aminopeptidase has translation MIIIKTEEQINGIRKSCKALARLFEELKPVIKPGMTTKELDDFCVSYIKKIGGVPAWYSEGFPGAACISINEEVIHGLPGKRIVKDGDLVSMDIGIDLGGYISDACVTYPVGNVSKENLKLLEVTTQCLYAGIEACKAGKRVSDISKAVFNLASSHNYGVVYDYCGHGVGLGVHEDPSIPNVPERMRPNPRLRAGMVVAIEPMINMGTADVEVKKDGWTVVTADRSVSCHMEHTVAIFEDHTEILSQL, from the coding sequence ATGATTATAATTAAAACGGAAGAACAAATTAACGGTATCAGAAAGTCCTGTAAGGCTCTTGCCCGACTTTTTGAAGAATTAAAACCGGTAATAAAACCCGGTATGACTACAAAAGAACTTGATGATTTTTGTGTCAGCTATATAAAAAAAATCGGAGGTGTTCCTGCTTGGTATTCTGAAGGTTTTCCGGGGGCAGCATGTATTTCGATAAATGAAGAGGTTATTCACGGTCTTCCGGGAAAAAGAATAGTAAAAGACGGAGACCTTGTTTCGATGGATATAGGAATCGACCTTGGGGGCTACATAAGCGATGCCTGCGTAACCTACCCTGTCGGAAATGTTTCAAAGGAAAACCTAAAACTTTTGGAAGTTACCACTCAGTGTCTTTACGCAGGAATCGAAGCATGTAAGGCAGGCAAAAGAGTTTCCGATATTTCGAAGGCTGTCTTTAATCTGGCAAGTTCCCATAATTACGGGGTTGTTTATGACTATTGCGGACACGGAGTAGGCCTCGGCGTGCACGAAGACCCGAGCATTCCGAACGTACCCGAAAGAATGAGGCCGAATCCACGGCTGAGGGCAGGAATGGTCGTTGCAATAGAGCCCATGATTAACATGGGAACAGCCGATGTCGAGGTAAAAAAAGACGGATGGACTGTCGTAACAGCCGATAGGTCAGTTTCATGCCACATGGAGCATACCGTTGCAATCTTTGAAGACCACACAGAAATTTTGTCGCAGTTATAA
- a CDS encoding DnaJ domain-containing protein — MMKKNDNYAILGVSPEASPAEIKTAFRKKAKLHHPDLTQNKTKEEKEKSESAMRLLLNAYQSLLKEKTAGENPFDYFDFFSKKNAAESFDYRLWLLKKTDYESRAKLIFFDLFHGLEQSAVEEYNKRRSEAGGFYLSKYFNKEDFMDCGFVLAEELYFRGEYYESFLLLEEIFYLEKQKPYFKHFFPEVTGLIKSIISDKLHRYTEDELALDCYEAALELGFKKIDRANILKRMSEIYYRFGDTYRASQCLNEAILLSPKLRGIKIIQNQLENRYDYN, encoded by the coding sequence ATGATGAAAAAAAACGATAATTATGCCATTTTAGGAGTTTCGCCTGAGGCTTCACCGGCCGAGATAAAGACGGCTTTTAGAAAAAAAGCTAAGCTTCACCATCCGGACTTAACTCAAAATAAGACAAAAGAAGAAAAGGAAAAATCCGAATCGGCTATGAGGCTTCTTTTAAATGCCTATCAAAGTCTTTTAAAAGAAAAAACGGCGGGCGAAAACCCTTTTGATTATTTCGATTTTTTTTCAAAAAAAAATGCGGCGGAAAGCTTCGACTACAGGCTTTGGCTTTTAAAAAAAACGGATTACGAAAGCCGGGCTAAACTCATCTTTTTTGATCTTTTCCACGGATTGGAACAGTCTGCCGTAGAAGAATACAATAAAAGAAGAAGCGAGGCAGGAGGCTTTTATCTTTCAAAGTATTTTAATAAAGAAGATTTTATGGACTGCGGCTTTGTCCTTGCAGAAGAACTTTATTTCCGCGGAGAATATTATGAGTCTTTTTTGCTTTTGGAAGAAATCTTTTACTTGGAAAAACAAAAGCCCTATTTTAAACATTTTTTTCCTGAGGTTACCGGCTTGATAAAATCCATAATAAGCGATAAACTGCATAGGTATACCGAAGACGAGCTTGCCTTAGACTGTTATGAAGCTGCTCTGGAATTAGGCTTTAAAAAGATAGATAGAGCTAACATTCTTAAACGTATGTCCGAAATATATTATAGGTTTGGGGACACATATAGAGCCTCTCAATGCTTAAATGAGGCAATACTGCTCAGCCCCAAATTAAGGGGCATTAAAATTATTCAAAATCAATTGGAGAATCGCTATGATTATAATTAA
- a CDS encoding glutathione peroxidase: MGIYDYTVKDSFGNDFSFKDYKDYVILVVNTACEUGLTPHFQGLEALYKEYKDKKFLVAAFPCNQFGGQDPGTNEEIRNFAQSKYGVSFPIMAKIEVNGENTEPLFSFLKKASNGEDIKWNFAKFLVDKTGEKVTAYAPTVAPEDLKKDIEKLLK; this comes from the coding sequence ATGGGAATTTATGATTATACTGTTAAAGACAGTTTTGGGAATGACTTTTCTTTTAAAGACTACAAAGATTATGTCATTTTAGTCGTGAATACGGCTTGCGAGTGAGGTCTTACCCCTCACTTCCAAGGTTTGGAAGCATTGTACAAAGAATACAAGGATAAGAAATTCCTTGTTGCAGCCTTTCCATGTAATCAGTTCGGAGGGCAGGACCCCGGAACAAACGAAGAAATAAGGAATTTTGCTCAAAGCAAGTACGGGGTTTCTTTCCCCATAATGGCAAAGATTGAAGTTAACGGTGAAAATACCGAACCTCTTTTTTCTTTTTTGAAAAAAGCTTCTAACGGTGAAGACATCAAATGGAATTTTGCCAAATTCTTAGTCGATAAAACGGGAGAAAAAGTCACAGCTTATGCACCGACTGTTGCTCCTGAAGACTTAAAAAAAGATATCGAAAAACTTTTGAAATAA
- a CDS encoding cupin domain-containing protein, translating to MIINKNEVPKKVKPNLRGGNGEISVIEFLSVRSVKNCRMFSEMTVPVGASIGEHVHTGETEIYIIHEGKGLVTDMGEKQEVGPGDVVITEDNQLHSLENTGAVPMVLTTLVITH from the coding sequence ATGATAATAAACAAAAATGAAGTGCCGAAAAAAGTTAAACCCAATCTCCGCGGCGGTAACGGTGAGATAAGCGTAATAGAATTTTTAAGTGTCAGATCGGTCAAAAACTGCCGTATGTTTTCCGAAATGACTGTTCCGGTTGGAGCAAGTATAGGAGAGCACGTGCATACAGGTGAAACCGAAATCTACATTATCCACGAAGGCAAAGGTCTTGTTACGGATATGGGTGAAAAGCAGGAAGTCGGTCCCGGCGATGTAGTAATTACCGAGGATAATCAACTTCACAGTCTTGAAAATACAGGTGCTGTTCCCATGGTGTTAACAACTCTTGTAATAACGCATTAA
- a CDS encoding DUF5692 family protein — MNAKKNKAYLNWFVFTVLLTCATFLTSFFPLWANVPINIIAPIVVLFACKMVMFERLKLSTLIIMRTLIVLVLFNLMNGDFFVKLVLIFLVINILEATFTDLLKNKQPYNFVTGLVLAASVFCLAGSWLPEYMGPLTGIYKAEAGVFGEGLFASKTVFTVGTVSWILAYTLWNWLFVIGEFGPSVALEHVGILLMPLLGICITGTPGFWLVFRANSLTTGGVFQISCKNFVENEFKHESMIRLCEKIKTSKLQCILMIVNLILMAVPIVMFFTGKGF; from the coding sequence ATGAACGCAAAAAAAAATAAAGCTTATCTCAATTGGTTTGTTTTCACTGTGCTTTTAACCTGTGCTACATTTTTAACCTCATTTTTTCCGTTGTGGGCAAATGTTCCTATCAACATTATCGCTCCTATTGTCGTGCTGTTTGCATGCAAAATGGTAATGTTTGAGCGGCTAAAACTTTCAACCCTCATCATAATGAGGACTCTTATCGTTTTGGTTTTATTTAACCTTATGAACGGAGACTTTTTTGTTAAACTTGTTCTAATTTTTTTGGTTATCAATATTTTGGAAGCAACTTTTACAGATTTATTAAAAAATAAACAACCGTATAATTTTGTTACCGGTCTTGTTCTTGCCGCTTCCGTTTTCTGTCTTGCAGGTTCTTGGCTGCCTGAATATATGGGCCCTCTTACCGGTATTTATAAGGCTGAAGCAGGAGTTTTCGGAGAAGGACTTTTTGCTTCTAAAACCGTTTTTACGGTAGGAACCGTGTCTTGGATTTTGGCCTATACTCTTTGGAATTGGCTCTTTGTAATCGGAGAATTCGGACCTTCCGTTGCTCTTGAACATGTAGGCATTCTCCTAATGCCTCTTTTAGGAATATGTATCACCGGCACTCCCGGTTTTTGGCTCGTATTCCGTGCAAACTCTCTGACCACAGGAGGAGTTTTTCAAATCTCGTGTAAAAATTTTGTTGAAAACGAATTTAAACATGAGTCAATGATAAGACTTTGCGAAAAAATAAAAACCTCAAAGTTGCAGTGTATTTTAATGATTGTGAACTTAATATTAATGGCTGTTCCGATTGTTATGTTCTTTACGGGTAAGGGATTTTAA
- a CDS encoding NAD(P)/FAD-dependent oxidoreductase, protein MENYDVVIIGAGNGGLASAATLSQAGKKVCVLEKHNIPGGCGTSFCRGRFEFEVALHQLSSMGTKENPGPLRKQFRRYGIEDKIEWIPIESLYKINLPDGRGITLPADKEEVQKKLIKEFPAEAENIKRYYQTVYKFNEEINSFRAKSAGSKGEPSRLKKWLTKTLFPSVYPTLTKYAVRSTQDVLDEFFKDKALQLCLSAYWCFMGVAPENFPFTILAMCTYIYTEDKPFYVRGGSQVISQALTEMIRENGGTILFNRKVERIIIENGKACGVIDDEGQEFRAKKIISNISPTQTYAKLLQKEELPDSVRSYFKSYKPGISALTCFIGLDCPPETIGFTDSFNLTYASLDANEDFKNAYKLDTSIDPIISTCYTVDDPKVSPPGTSIITAGTLKYSEAWEKLSPEEYHQKKYELASTIIDRLEKRFPGLRSHIEEIEVATPLTHMRYLGHPSGAIYGYEQDLRSSVFFFPATDNAIPNLVFASGWVNTCGFGPNYMFADRLASSLLKEMDNE, encoded by the coding sequence ATGGAAAATTATGATGTCGTTATTATAGGTGCCGGAAACGGAGGGCTTGCATCTGCTGCAACTCTTTCTCAAGCCGGAAAAAAAGTATGCGTGTTGGAAAAGCACAATATCCCGGGCGGATGCGGTACAAGCTTTTGCCGAGGCCGTTTTGAATTTGAGGTGGCCTTACACCAGCTGAGTTCTATGGGAACAAAGGAAAATCCCGGCCCGCTTCGCAAGCAATTCAGACGCTACGGAATCGAAGATAAAATCGAATGGATTCCTATCGAGTCCTTGTACAAAATCAATTTGCCTGATGGGCGAGGGATTACTCTTCCTGCCGATAAGGAAGAAGTTCAAAAAAAACTGATTAAAGAATTTCCGGCAGAAGCGGAAAACATAAAAAGGTATTACCAAACCGTTTATAAGTTCAATGAAGAGATAAATTCTTTTAGGGCAAAAAGTGCGGGCTCTAAAGGAGAACCTTCGAGGCTGAAAAAATGGCTTACCAAAACATTATTTCCTTCCGTATATCCTACCTTGACAAAGTATGCCGTACGAAGTACGCAGGATGTTCTTGACGAGTTTTTTAAAGATAAGGCTCTGCAATTATGCCTTTCCGCCTATTGGTGTTTTATGGGAGTCGCTCCCGAAAACTTTCCTTTCACGATTCTTGCAATGTGTACTTATATTTACACAGAGGATAAGCCCTTTTATGTAAGAGGCGGTTCTCAAGTTATAAGTCAGGCCCTTACCGAAATGATTCGGGAAAACGGCGGAACCATTTTATTTAATAGAAAAGTTGAACGTATTATTATTGAAAACGGAAAAGCTTGCGGTGTTATCGATGATGAAGGACAGGAGTTTAGAGCAAAGAAGATAATATCCAATATTTCGCCGACTCAAACCTATGCAAAACTTTTGCAAAAGGAAGAGCTTCCCGATTCAGTCCGCTCGTATTTTAAAAGTTATAAGCCGGGTATTTCCGCTTTAACTTGTTTTATCGGACTGGACTGTCCGCCGGAAACGATAGGTTTTACCGATTCTTTTAATTTGACCTATGCGAGTTTGGATGCAAATGAAGATTTTAAAAATGCCTATAAGCTTGATACTTCAATCGATCCGATTATTTCTACATGTTACACAGTAGATGATCCTAAAGTTTCACCTCCGGGTACAAGTATAATCACTGCCGGAACTCTTAAATATTCTGAAGCCTGGGAAAAACTTTCGCCTGAAGAATATCATCAAAAAAAATATGAACTTGCTTCGACGATAATTGACAGGCTTGAAAAACGCTTTCCCGGTTTACGAAGCCATATCGAAGAAATAGAAGTTGCAACTCCCTTAACCCATATGCGGTATCTTGGACATCCTTCCGGGGCTATTTATGGATATGAACAAGATTTACGCTCTTCGGTATTTTTCTTTCCTGCAACCGATAATGCTATTCCTAATTTGGTTTTTGCAAGCGGATGGGTAAATACCTGCGGTTTCGGCCCCAATTATATGTTCGCCGATAGGCTTGCATCGTCATTATTAAAGGAGATGGACAATGAGTGA
- a CDS encoding iron-sulfur cluster-binding domain-containing protein, translating into MSDLKTLIISRMENGANILNELAVSKKIGKDITVDASAVEKKINQYHPNIMKLIVSETENIGNYAKKIRFVSETGFLPIFEAGQYINLFVQIEGVRTSRPYSLSSSPKERSYFEIIVARQEKGFVSDYLIDNVKPGDRFEANGPAGVFHFNPVFHHKRQVFLAGGSGITPFLSMSREILHAGLDREVFLIYGTRNEELAINHEELTHLSAEFKNFHYSLVVSNDPECKKYRTGFIDSECIKALVPDYKNATYYICGPEIMNQFCSKALTEIGILPKHIRREMFGARQDIQSEPGWPQNLSGKETFTIKIGDKKIPALSGESVLTALERSGIRMNVCCRSGECSLCRIRLVSGTVFTARGVLSRYADELFNYIHSCKVYPTSNLEIIL; encoded by the coding sequence ATGAGTGATCTTAAAACTCTTATTATAAGCCGTATGGAAAACGGAGCAAATATATTAAACGAATTGGCTGTTTCAAAAAAAATAGGGAAGGATATTACGGTTGATGCATCGGCTGTCGAGAAAAAAATTAACCAGTATCATCCCAATATTATGAAACTCATAGTTTCCGAAACCGAAAATATCGGCAATTATGCAAAAAAAATTCGCTTTGTAAGTGAAACAGGCTTTTTACCGATTTTTGAAGCCGGTCAGTACATAAACCTTTTTGTTCAAATTGAGGGGGTAAGAACTTCAAGACCTTACAGCCTTTCTTCTTCTCCAAAAGAACGCAGCTATTTTGAAATTATTGTTGCAAGACAAGAAAAAGGTTTTGTTTCCGATTATCTGATTGATAATGTAAAGCCGGGAGACAGATTTGAAGCTAACGGCCCTGCCGGAGTGTTTCATTTTAATCCGGTATTTCATCATAAAAGACAAGTTTTTTTGGCCGGAGGAAGCGGTATTACTCCATTCCTTTCAATGAGCCGGGAAATACTTCATGCCGGTTTGGATCGAGAGGTATTCCTTATTTATGGAACTCGAAACGAAGAGCTTGCCATAAATCATGAGGAGTTGACCCATCTTTCCGCCGAGTTTAAAAATTTTCATTATTCTTTGGTTGTATCGAATGACCCTGAATGCAAAAAATACCGTACAGGTTTTATCGATTCCGAATGTATAAAGGCTCTTGTTCCTGATTATAAAAATGCTACCTACTATATCTGCGGCCCCGAAATTATGAACCAATTTTGCAGCAAGGCTTTAACCGAAATAGGTATTTTGCCTAAGCACATAAGACGGGAAATGTTCGGCGCAAGACAAGACATTCAAAGCGAGCCCGGATGGCCCCAAAACTTAAGCGGAAAAGAAACCTTCACTATAAAGATCGGCGATAAAAAAATTCCTGCCTTATCCGGCGAAAGCGTTCTTACTGCCTTGGAGCGCTCGGGTATCAGAATGAATGTATGCTGCAGAAGCGGTGAATGCAGTTTGTGCAGAATCCGTTTGGTTTCGGGAACCGTTTTTACGGCCCGCGGAGTTTTAAGCCGATATGCGGATGAACTTTTTAATTATATCCATTCATGCAAGGTTTATCCCACAAGCAACTTGGAAATTATTTTGTAA
- a CDS encoding DUF5692 family protein, with protein MFFFTGYTLKTLLGFVFLLVMLIGLNELTRRSKWISIIFYAALPIVLSIFVWPLTTANGGSGATWFAWVKTYSALAGVIGFMLLRYVKKLETNKFMLTFPMLILVINILEAVYADIECYSMHGVVRGGLLMEGGPWNIINAIAGIFLCLSLSGWLKIKISNTKSRDMIWADQLWFWIIAYDLWNISYCYNCISNRSFYAGFTLIVSCTVAEFFFRKGAWLQHRAQTLAIFAMFSLTANYASYTDWFGITSTQAPAPKTVLAIAALIVNVAVFAYELYIISKTKRNPLKEEVFTDLKSYKAILAENKLV; from the coding sequence ATGTTTTTCTTTACAGGTTATACTTTAAAGACTTTACTTGGATTTGTCTTTTTACTGGTTATGCTCATAGGGCTTAATGAATTGACGAGAAGGAGCAAGTGGATTTCGATTATCTTTTATGCCGCTTTACCGATTGTTCTTTCTATCTTTGTTTGGCCTCTTACAACTGCAAACGGAGGTTCAGGCGCAACTTGGTTTGCATGGGTAAAAACTTATTCGGCTTTGGCCGGTGTCATAGGTTTTATGCTTTTGCGCTATGTAAAAAAACTTGAAACAAATAAGTTTATGCTTACCTTTCCCATGCTGATTTTGGTTATCAATATTTTGGAAGCTGTTTATGCCGACATTGAATGTTATTCAATGCATGGCGTAGTACGCGGAGGACTTTTGATGGAAGGAGGTCCTTGGAATATTATAAATGCTATTGCAGGTATCTTCCTTTGTCTTTCTCTTTCCGGCTGGCTAAAAATAAAGATAAGCAATACAAAATCACGGGATATGATTTGGGCCGATCAATTATGGTTTTGGATTATTGCATACGATTTATGGAATATTTCTTATTGCTATAACTGTATTTCGAACCGCTCTTTTTATGCGGGATTTACATTGATAGTTTCTTGTACGGTTGCGGAATTTTTCTTCCGAAAAGGTGCATGGCTTCAGCATAGGGCTCAAACTCTTGCTATCTTTGCAATGTTCTCTCTTACCGCCAATTATGCTTCATATACGGATTGGTTCGGTATTACCTCAACTCAAGCCCCGGCTCCTAAAACCGTATTGGCTATTGCTGCTTTGATAGTAAATGTTGCCGTATTTGCTTACGAACTGTATATTATAAGCAAAACAAAGCGTAATCCGCTTAAAGAAGAAGTTTTTACCGATTTAAAATCATACAAGGCTATACTTGCAGAAAATAAATTGGTATAA
- a CDS encoding OsmC family protein — MANEFKAKAEIDLGEGFKVECEASGKKIIADEPVSFGGTDLGMNPIEVLLSGLGACKCVISKMLAKKKGLKLDYLAVECIGSFSSGKVGLSDIETIYHIKSDASDEELEKFMTLVDNNCPVNDTLKNPLPITHKLIRA; from the coding sequence ATGGCAAACGAATTTAAGGCAAAAGCCGAAATCGATTTGGGCGAAGGTTTTAAAGTTGAATGTGAGGCATCCGGCAAAAAGATTATTGCAGATGAACCTGTCAGTTTCGGCGGAACCGATTTGGGTATGAACCCGATCGAAGTTCTTTTGAGCGGCCTTGGGGCTTGCAAGTGCGTTATTTCGAAAATGCTCGCAAAGAAAAAAGGCCTTAAACTGGATTATTTGGCTGTCGAATGTATAGGTTCTTTCAGTTCAGGAAAGGTAGGACTTTCCGATATTGAAACAATCTATCATATTAAGTCCGATGCTTCCGATGAGGAGCTTGAAAAGTTTATGACCTTGGTTGACAATAATTGTCCGGTAAACGACACACTCAAAAATCCGCTCCCCATAACTCATAAACTTATTAGAGCTTAA